GGTCAATGACTGTAAGACTCTTTACGGGATTAACGTTATCAACCATTCTGTTGGATGGGTTAATACAGGCCCCTATAACGGGACAGGTATGATATGCGATATTGCCAATGATGCTGATGCAAACGGCATAGTATGGGTAAATGCTGCCGGCAACGAAGCGCAAAAACATTCTGAAGGTATTTTTGCTGATACTGATGCTGATGGCTGGCACGAATTTAAAACAAGTCCTGTTGATGAGGTAAACTGGATGTCTGCCTCAGCGGGTCAGGACATTTATGTTTTTCTAAGCTGGGATGACTGGTGTCCGGATCCAAATAATCCTGCATCAACGCAGGATTACGATCTTTACCTTGTAGATTCCGGCCTGAATGTTGTTTCATCATCAGAAAACTGGCAAAACGGTACCACAGGAGCATCTCCAACTGAGGCGATCGGATATACAGCTCCAACAGCAGGCAGTTATGGGGTATTAGTAAAAAATTATTCAACGACAAGAGCATGTGATCTTAAGATTTACAGCTTTAATCAAAACCTTGAATCAGGAAACAGGACTGCAGTAGGAAGCCTGATGGCTCCTGCTGATGCGGAGGGAGTATTGACAGCAGGGGCAATAGACTCAACCAAATGGACAACAGGACCACAGGAAAGTTTCAGCTCTCAGGGGCCGACTACAAACTGGTGCAGTGCTGCTCCTATGATAAAGCCTGATATAGCAGGACCTGACGATGTTGACAGTTTTACTTATGGTCATTGGTACGGCACTTCTGCTTCTTCGCCTCATGTGGCAGGGGCAGCGGCGCTGGTTTTTGAAAAATTTCCGTCTTATACTTCTGCGGATGTGAAGAATTATTTGGAAACAAATGCCATTGATATGGGCAGTTCCGGCAAAGATAATATTTATGGTGCAGGAAGGCTTAACCTCACAGCCATTGTTTTTCAGGATGCGGACAATGACGGCACGGTTGACAGTTGTGACACCTGTACTGATACAGATAGTGATGGATATGGAAATGCCGGATACTTTGCCAACACCTGTCCCACTGACAATTGCCCAAATATTTATAACACTGACCAGACAGACAATGATAATGACGGGATTGGTGATGCCTGCGATACCTGCACTGATACCGACGGCGACGGTTTTGGAAATCCCGGATATCCGAACAATACATGTCTGCTTGATAACTGTCCTGATGTCTATAACCCTGATCAGGCAGATGCAAACAATGACGGGATTGGCGATGCCTGTTCACAGACTGACCTTATTGTGTCTGCTCTATCAGCGACTGTGACATGTTCAGGAATCACTATCAATAGCACGACAAAGAACAATGGGACCGGTAATGCGGGTGCATCAACTACAAACTTCTATCTTTCAACTAACAATAAGCTTGATGCAGGGGATACGCTCTTTGCCAGCAGAGCTGTGCCTGCAATTAACGCGGGAATGAGCAGCGCTGGTTCTATCACTGCAACACTTCCTTCTGGAACAACAGCAGGGAGCTACTACATAATAGCAAAAGCCGATGACTTAAATGTAATCGCTGAGACGATTGAGACTAACAATACAAAGTACACTACAAAACCATTAAAACCTGATCTCAGCATCTCTTCACTTACCGGGCCGGCAAGTTCAGGCGCAGGAATCAGTGTTTCAATTAATGATACAACGAAGAATGGAGGAATTATCAGCTCTGGTTCTTCTGCCACCGGCTTCTATTTATCTGTCAATTCAACTCTTGATACAGGAGATACATTTCTTGACAGCAGGCCCGTGTCAGTACTTGCGCCTTGTGAATTAAACACAGGCTCTGCAACTTTGACAATTCCTTCTGATACGCCTTCAGGTAAGTATTATATTATTGCAAAAGCCGACAATTCTGGAAGCATTGCCGAGTCAAGCGAAACTAATAATGTAAGGACCAAGGCAATAAATATTGGACCTGACCTTGTTGTTTCCTATATTTACGGGCCTTCATCTGCAACAGCAGGAGCAACTATTTTGTTTAAGGATACGACAAAGAACAATGGCGGCGGAGATGCCTCTTCTTCAATTACAAGGTTTTATATTTCAGCAAACACGACTCTTGACGCAGGAGACACTGAGATTGGCAGCAGGGCTGTTCCGGCGCTTGCCCCGGCTGGGCAGAGTGGTATTGTAAGTACCTCAGTAACTATTCCTACAGGTATTTCAGGAAGCTACTATATAATTGCAAAGGCTGATGCAGATAGTGCTATCTCTGAAACCAACGAGAGCAATAACACAAAATATAAAGCTATTACTATAAACCCATAGAGGAAAATAATTGCTATTGCCATATTGCCAATGAACTAACTATGACATATAAAAGACATTATGGCTGATTGTCCTGAAATATCTTCTCTCGGGTATGATGAGTTTGGCAAAGAACTTCTTGCGAAGGCTCAAAAAGAAAGGACGCCACTTTCCGGCACTATTGAGCTTACTGCAAGATGTAATTTGAGATGTGCACACTGCTATATAAATCTTCCTGCAAATGATGCAAATTCTGAAAAAGAGCTGACTACTGAGGAACTAAAAAAAATTCTCAGTGAAGTTTCTGTGGAAGGATGCCTCTGGCTTCTTTTTACAGGCGGCGAACCGCTTTTAAGAAAAGACTTTGCGGAGATATATGTCTATGCAAAGAAAAGAGGTTTTTTTGTAACGGTATTTACAAATGCAACGCTTATTGATGAAAAGATAATAGAAGTTTTTAAAGAATATCCTCCCCTTTCAATAGAGACTACTCTTTATGGCATTACACCTGAAACATATGAGGGTGTTACAGGTGTTAAGGGTTCATTTGACAGATTCATGAATGGAGTTGATCTCATAATAAGCAACAAACTACCACTCAAGATAAAGTCAGTAATAATGAGGTTAAACTATAAAGAAATAGATGAGATGAAAAAATGGGTTGAGTCAAAGGGGAAGAAGTTTCGCTTTGATCCTGTCCTTAATCCGCGACTTGACGGAAAAAAGGGGCCGGAAGGGCTCAGACTTTCACCTGAAGAA
The sequence above is drawn from the Candidatus Schekmanbacteria bacterium genome and encodes:
- a CDS encoding S8 family serine peptidase, with the protein product MEIRKLSYQYSNIKNILSIIFSLLFLCCPLFLQASDDMQSDVSSKKSYGKIDSIVGKLIDKYNMKGLTEANQFAAEQGVKLENGKVKVILVVDENTLIDEQGLASYGVDIDRKAKNLIRAFIPVSRLKSIEKDFPDITRIRQPFTPLELATSEGVALTNAANWQDMCFTGKGVKVAIIDLGFNNLTATIANGDLPSTVVTHDYSGTGLETGTVHGTAVAEAVHDMAPDAELYLLKIADEVDLFDAVNDCKTLYGINVINHSVGWVNTGPYNGTGMICDIANDADANGIVWVNAAGNEAQKHSEGIFADTDADGWHEFKTSPVDEVNWMSASAGQDIYVFLSWDDWCPDPNNPASTQDYDLYLVDSGLNVVSSSENWQNGTTGASPTEAIGYTAPTAGSYGVLVKNYSTTRACDLKIYSFNQNLESGNRTAVGSLMAPADAEGVLTAGAIDSTKWTTGPQESFSSQGPTTNWCSAAPMIKPDIAGPDDVDSFTYGHWYGTSASSPHVAGAAALVFEKFPSYTSADVKNYLETNAIDMGSSGKDNIYGAGRLNLTAIVFQDADNDGTVDSCDTCTDTDSDGYGNAGYFANTCPTDNCPNIYNTDQTDNDNDGIGDACDTCTDTDGDGFGNPGYPNNTCLLDNCPDVYNPDQADANNDGIGDACSQTDLIVSALSATVTCSGITINSTTKNNGTGNAGASTTNFYLSTNNKLDAGDTLFASRAVPAINAGMSSAGSITATLPSGTTAGSYYIIAKADDLNVIAETIETNNTKYTTKPLKPDLSISSLTGPASSGAGISVSINDTTKNGGIISSGSSATGFYLSVNSTLDTGDTFLDSRPVSVLAPCELNTGSATLTIPSDTPSGKYYIIAKADNSGSIAESSETNNVRTKAINIGPDLVVSYIYGPSSATAGATILFKDTTKNNGGGDASSSITRFYISANTTLDAGDTEIGSRAVPALAPAGQSGIVSTSVTIPTGISGSYYIIAKADADSAISETNESNNTKYKAITINP
- a CDS encoding radical SAM protein, producing the protein MADCPEISSLGYDEFGKELLAKAQKERTPLSGTIELTARCNLRCAHCYINLPANDANSEKELTTEELKKILSEVSVEGCLWLLFTGGEPLLRKDFAEIYVYAKKRGFFVTVFTNATLIDEKIIEVFKEYPPLSIETTLYGITPETYEGVTGVKGSFDRFMNGVDLIISNKLPLKIKSVIMRLNYKEIDEMKKWVESKGKKFRFDPVLNPRLDGKKGPEGLRLSPEEVARLDFADPQRVAEWKRFSKDFIGAPVNDNLFVCSAGRNSFYIDSFGYLNVCVLARFLDYSLRNGTFKEGYYKFFPDIINKKVEGRTKCRECRFIALCGQCPGWSNLEFGNKEEPSEYLCKIANLRVKGLEFI